From the genome of Vitis riparia cultivar Riparia Gloire de Montpellier isolate 1030 chromosome 2, EGFV_Vit.rip_1.0, whole genome shotgun sequence, one region includes:
- the LOC117930032 gene encoding cellulose synthase-like protein G3 — MAGSQRLPLHTQMLMPRAGINRAFALLYSCAILALLYHHFIDLLQSTSMVPIFLLLADSILAFMWVTAQAFRMYPTHRQVFIEHLEHYVKESDYPGLDVFICTADPYKEPPMGVVNTALSVMAYDYPIEKLSVYVSDDGGSKFTLFAFMEAARFASHWLPYCRKNKVVERCPKAHFGSSNPSRFPETDQIKTMYESMRVRVENVIKRGSISHDYITKQGESEALSRWTDGFTPQNHPPVVQVLLEYGKDNDATGHGMPNLVYISREKSTDSPHNFKAGALNVLLRVSAIMTNAPVILTLDSDMYSNDPQTPLRALCYLLDPSMDPKLGYIQFPQVFHGINKNDIYGGEMRHVFEVHMPGMDGLAGPIHAGSGGFFRRRVFYGCPSETPEMNQGRQVSHSIKSREVLAMAHHVAGCKYENQTKWGRKMGFRYGSLVEDLYTSCLMQCEGWKSIYCNPKRPAFLGESPINLHDFLNQTMRWSVGLLEVAFFRYSPITFGVRSISLLSGLCFAHYTFWGIWGIPFTIYAFLPQLALLNSASIFPKISDPWFLLYVVLFLGAYGQDYLEFLLSGRPTQRWWNHQRAWLMRGLSSFTFGLVEYLLKYVGISTFGFNVTSKVVEEEQSKRYQKGIFEFGVPSPIFLPLTTAAIINLVAFLTGFAKACRQRSIEDVFLQMFLAGFAVVNCWPVYEAMAWRRDQGKLPLKITVISVVLAWALYSASSMAF; from the exons ATGGCAGGTAGCCAACGCCTTCCTCTTCACACCCAGATGCTTATGCCCCGGGCCGGCATAAACCGAGCATTCGCACTTCTCTACTCTTGTGCCATCTTAGCTCTACTCTATCACCATTTCATTGATCTACTCCAGTCCACCTCCATGGTCCCCATCTTCCTTCTTCTGGCTGATTCAATCCTAGCTTTCATGTGGGTGACCGCACAGGCTTTTCGCATGTATCCAACCCATCGTCAGGTTTTCATCGAACACCTTGAGCATTACGTCAAGGAGAGTGATTATCCGGGGCTGGATGTGTTTATATGCACTGCTGATCCATACAAGGAGCCACCTATGGGTGTGGTGAACACAGCTCTTTCTGTGATGGCATATGATTATCCAATAGAGAAGTTGTCGGTATATGTATCGGATGATGGAGGTTCCAAGTTCACCCTCTTTGCTTTCATGGAGGCTGCTAGGTTTGCCTCCCACTGGCTGCCTTATTGCAGGAAGAACAAGGTTGTGGAGAGGTGTCCAAAGGCACATTTTGGATCCTCCAACCCCTCCAGGTTCCCAGAGACCGATCAGATTAAG ACGATGTATGAGAGCATGAGAGTGAGGGTGGAGAATGTGATAAAGAGAGGGAGCATCAGCCATGATTATATCACCAAGCAAGGAGAAAGTGAAGCTCTCAGCAGATGGACAGATGGATTCACTCCTCAGAACCATCCTCCAGTAGTTCAG GTACTATTAGAATATGGCAAAGACAACGATGCCACTGGCCATGGGATGCCAAACCTTGTGTACATCTCCAGAGAGAAAAGCACAGATTCTCCCCACAATTTCAAGGCTGGTGCCCTTAACGTCCTG CTCCGAGTATCAGCCATCATGACAAATGCACCAGTGATCCTAACCCTGGATAGCGACATGTACTCCAACGATCCACAAACGCCTCTGCGGGCGCTGTGCTACCTTTTAGATCCTTCCATGGATCCAAAACTAGGGTACATTCAGTTTCCTCAGGTTTTCCATGGGATCAACAAGAATGatatctatggtggtgaaatgaGGCATGTGTTTGAAGTTCATATGCCTGGAATGGATGGGCTAGCCGGCCCCATACATGCAGGTTCTGGAGGTTTTTTCCGGCGAAGAGTCTTCTATGGTTGCCCATCTGAAACCCCAGAAATGAACCAGGGTCGGCAGGTTAGCCATTCAATCAAGTCTAGAGAGGTTTTGGCAATGGCACACCATGTCGCAGGCTGCAAGTATGAGAACCAAACCAAATGGGGCAGAAAG ATGGGCTTTAGGTATGGCTCTTTGGTTGAGGACTTGTACACAAGCTGTCTGATGCAATGTGAAGGATGGAAGTCCATTTATTGTAATCCTAAAAGGCCTGCATTTCTAGGGGAGTCACCCATCAACCTCCATGATTTTCTGAATCAAACCATGAGATGGTCAGTTGGCCTTCTTGAAGTTGCCTTCTTCAGATATAGTCCAATCACCTTTGGAGTCCGATCAATAAGCCTCCTTTCAGGGCTATGTTTTGCTCATTATACCTTCTGGGGCATTTGGGGGATTCCGTTCACCATCTATGCCTTTCTCCCCCAGCTAGCTCTGCTCAATTCTGCCTCAATATTCCCAAAG ATATCAGATCCTTGGTTTTTGTTATATGTGGTTCTTTTCCTTGGAGCCTATGGACAAGACTATCTTGAGTTTCTATTATCCGGCAGGCCGACACAGAGGTGGTGGAACCACCAGAGGGCGTGGTTGATGAGGGGACTATCGAGTTTCACGTTCGGGTTGGTTGAGTACTTGCTGAAGTATGTTGGCATTTCCACATTTGGGTTTAATGTGACCAGCAAGGTGGTTGAAGAAGAACAAAGCAAGCGATACCAGAAGGGGATCTTCGAGTTTGGAGTCCCATCCCCGATTTTCTTGCCGCTAACCACAGCAGCAATAATCAACTTGGTCGCATTCCTAACCGGCTTCGCAAAAGCCTGCAGGCAAAGAAGCATAGAAGATGTGTTTCTTCAAATGTTCTTGGCTGGTTTTGCAGTGGTGAACTGCTGGCCAGTATATGAAGCCATGGCCTGGAGGAGAGACCAAGGGAAATTGCCTCTGAAAATCACTGTGATTTCTGTAGTTCTAGCATGGGCTCTCTACTCAGCATCCTCTATGGCATTTTGA
- the LOC117926944 gene encoding cellulose synthase-like protein G3, producing MGGEGATERKSTASHGLPLLHTRALMRRTSANRVFAVVYLCVILALLYHHFIALLHSTSIVSLLILLADAVLAFLWVTSLAFRMCPTERQVFIEHLEHHAKESEYPALDVFICTADPYKEPPIDVVNTALSVMAYDYPIEKLSVYVSDDGGSQLTLFAFMEAARFATHWLPYCKINKIVERCPEAYFASNPSWFPETDQIKSMYERMRDRVENVVKRGSISNDYIPDQREIEAFSRWTDEFTPQNHPPVIQVLLERGKDKDITGHDMPNLVYISREKRMDSPHHFKAGALNLLLRVSATMTNAPVILTLDGDMYSNDPQTPLRVLCYLLDPSMDPKLGYVQFPQIFHGINKSDIYDGELRHVYQVQLSGMDGLAGPQLVGSGSFFRRKIFFGGPSETPEMNQDQLTSKSIRSKEVLAMAHHVAGCNFENQTKWGTKMGFRYGSLVEDLHTSHQLQCEGWKSINCKPKRPAFLGNSPLNLHDSLNQTTRWSVGLLEVVFCKHNPIIYGVRFINLLSGLGFAYYTFWPFWSVPLTIYAFLPQLALLNSTSIFPKVSDPWFFVNVFLFLGAYGQDYLEFILSGGTTLRWWNNQRMWMMRGLSSFPFGWIEYFLKSMGISTFGFNVTSKVVQEEQSKRYKEGIFDFGVASPLFLPLTTAAIINLASFLKGIALVFKQGGLEDLLLQMLLAGFGIVNCWPIYEAMVLRTDEGKLPVKITLISIVLAWALY from the exons ATGGGAGGTGAGGGGGCGACTGAGAGGAAGAGCACAGCCAGCCATGGCCTTCCTCTTCTTCACACAAGGGCGCTCATGCGTCGGACCTCAGCAAACCGAGTATTCGCAGTTGTATACTTGTGTGTCATCTTGGCTCTGCTATATCACCATTTCATCGCTCTACTCCATTCCACCTCCATAGTCTCCCTCCTCATTCTTCTAGCTGACGCAGTGCTGGCTTTCTTGTGGGTAACTTCTCTGGCTTTTCGCATGTGTCCGACAGAACGTCAGGTTTTCATCGAACACCTTGAGCATCATGCCAAGGAGAGTGAGTACCCTGCTTTGGATGTGTTTATATGCACTGCTGATCCATATAAGGAGCCACCGATTGATGTGGTGAACACTGCCCTGTCTGTGATGGCTTATGATTATCCAATAGAGAAGCTGTCGGTATATGTGTCGGATGACGGAGGTTCCCAGCTGACTCTCTTTGCTTTCATGGAGGCTGCAAGGTTTGCCACCCACTGGCTACCCTACTGTAAGATAAACAAGATAGTAGAGAGGTGCCCCGAGGCGTATTTTGCATCCAACCCCTCATGGTTCCCTGAGACCGATCAGATTAAG TCGATGTACGAGAGGATGAGAGAtagagtggagaatgtggtcaAGAGAGGAAGCATTAGCAACGATTATATCCCTGATCAAAGAGAAATCGAAGCTTTCAGCAGATGGACTGATGAATTTACACCTCAGAATCATCCTCCTGTGATTCAG GTTTTACTAGAGCGTGGCAAAGACAAGGACATCACTGGCCATGACATGCCAAACCTCGTATACATCTCTAGAGAGAAAAGAATGGATTCCCCACATCACTTCAAGGCCGGTGCCCTTAACCTCCTA CTTCGAGTATCAGCCACCATGACAAACGCACCAGTGATCTTGACCCTAGATGGCGACATGTACTCCAATGATCCACAGACACCTCTTCGCGTGCTGTGCTATCTTTTAGACCCTTCAATGGATCCAAAACTTGGGTATGTTCAGTTTCCGCAGATCTTCCATGGGATCAATAAGAGTGATATCTATGATGGTGAACTAAGGCATGTGTATCAAGTTCAATTGTCCGGAATGGATGGATTGGCAGGCCCTCAACTTGTAGGTTCTGGAAGTTTTTTCCGGCGAAAAATCTTCTTTGGTGGCCCATCAGAAACCCCAGAAATGAACCAGGATCAACTGACGAGCAAGTCGATCAGGTCCAAAGAAGTTTTAGCAATGGCTCACCATGTTGCAGGCTGCAATTTTGAGAACCAAACCAAATGGGGCACCAAG ATGGGCTTTAGGTATGGTTCTTTGGTTGAGGACTTGCACACGAGCCATCAGCTGCAATGTGAGGGATGGAAATCCATTAACTGCAAACCTAAAAGGCCTGCATTTCTGGGAAATTCACCCCTCAACCTCCATGACTCGCTGAATCAAACTACGCGTTGGTCGGTTGGCCTCCTTGAAGTAGTCTTCTGCAAACATAACCCCATCATCTATGGAGTCCGATTCATAAACCTTCTGTCAGGGTTAGGTTTTGCTTATTATACCTTCTGGCCTTTCTGGTCGGTTCCCCTTACTATCTATGCCTTTCTCCCCCAGCTGGCTCTGCTCAATTCCACCTCAATCTTCCCAAAG GTCTCAGATCCTTGGTTTTTCGTCAATGTATTCCTTTTCCTTGGAGCCTATGGACAAGATTATCTGGAGTTCATATTATCTGGGGGGACAACACTAAGGTGGTGGAACAATCAGAGAATGTGGATGATGAGAGGACTCTCAAGTTTCCCATTTGGGTGGATTGAATACTTCCTGAAGTCTATGGGGATTTCGACTTTTGGGTTTAATGTGACAAGCAAGGTGGTTCAAGAGGAGCAAAGCAAGAGATACAAGGAAGGGATCTTCGATTTTGGAGTTGCATCACCCTTGTTCTTGCCACTAACAACAGCAGCCATAATCAACTTGGCCTCATTCCTAAAGGGAATTGCACTGGTCTTCAAACAAGGAGGGCTTGAAGATCTTCTTCTGCAGATGTTGTTAGCTGGTTTTGGAATAGTGAACTGCTGGCCCATATATGAAGCCATGGTGTTGAGGACTGATGAAGGAAAATTACCAGTGAAGATCACATTGATCTCAATTGTTCTAGCCTGGGCTCTTTATTGA
- the LOC117926955 gene encoding cellulose synthase-like protein G3, whose protein sequence is MEETRAKGLPLHTRVLMPRTWANRVFAFVYLCAILALLYHHLIAVLHSTSMVPLFILLADAVLAFMWATSQAFRMCPTERRVFIEHLQHYVKQSDYPGLDVFICTADPYKEPPMCVVNTALSAMAYDYPPEKLSVYISDDGGSQLTLFAFIEAARFATHWLPYCRKNKILERCPEAYFRSSPSWSPETAQIKMMYERMRTRVENVVKRGSILPDYITNEAESEAFSRWADGFTPRDHPAVVQVLLEADRDKDITGHTMPNLVYASREKNMTLPHHFKAGALNVLLRVSETMTNAPIVLTLDSDMYSNDSQTPLCALCFLLDPCIDSKLGFVQFPQMFYGINKNDTYGAESRQSEIVLIGMDGLVGPTYIGTGCFFRRQVFLGGSSPQLNPDLLVSKSIKSEEVLALAHHVAGCNYENQTSWGSRMGFRYGSLVEDLYTSYRLHCEGWKSIFCNPKRPAFLGKAPINLNDMLNQTVRWCVGLLEVAFCEHSPITFGARSINLLTGLCYGHMTLWPISSIPITIYAFLPQLALIKCVSIFPEASDPWFFLRLFLFLGAYGQNCLEFMLSGGSIQKWWNDQRVWMMRGLSSMMFGLVEYLLKTIGISTFGFSVTNKTVEEEQSKRYDQGLFEFGVSSPLLLPMTTAAIINFISFLWGIAQVFTQGRLEGILLQMFLAGFATVNCWPIYEAILLRTDGGKIPVKLTLISIILAWALYLTSSIAF, encoded by the exons atggaagagaCAAGAGCGAAAGGCCTTCCTCTTCACACAAGGGTGCTCATGCCCCGGACCTGGGCAAACCGAGTCTTTGCATTTGTATACTTGTGTGCCATCTTAGCTCTGCTATATCACCATCTCATTGCTGTGCTGCACTCCACCTCTATGGTCCCCCTTTTCATTCTTCTAGCTGATGCAGTGCTGGCTTTCATGTGGGCAACTTCACAGGCCTTCCGCATGTGTCCAACTGAGCGTCGGGTTTTCATCGAACACCTTCAACATTATGTCAAGCAGAGTGATTATCCAGGGTTGGATGTCTTTATATGCACTGCCGATCCATACAAGGAGCCACCTATGTGTGTGGTGAACACAGCTTTATCGGCGATGGCTTATGATTATCCCCCGGAGAAGCTGTCAGTGTATATCTCTGATGATGGAGGTTCTCAGCTGACTCTCTTTGCCTTCATAGAGGCTGCTAGGTTTGCCACCCACTGGTTACCCTATTGTAGAAAGAATAAGATTTTAGAAAGGTGTCCCGAGGCCTATTTTAGATCCAGTCCCTCATGGTCTCCTGAGACCGCTCAAATTAAG ATGATGTATGAGAGAATGAGAACTAGGGTGGAGAATGTGGTCAAGAGGGGGAGCATTTTGCCTGATTATATCACAAATGAGGCAGAATCTGAAGCCTTCAGCAGATGGGCTGATGGATTTACGCCTCGAGATCATCCTGCTGTTGTTCAG GTTTTGTTAGAGGCCGACAGAGATAAAGACATAACCGGCCATACAATGCCCAACCTTGTCTATGCGTCCAGAGAGAAAAACATGACTTTGCCCCATCATTTCAAGGCCGGTGCTCTTAATGTCCTG CTTCGAGTATCAGAAACCATGACCAATGCACCAATAGTCCTGACCCTAGACAGCGACATGTACTCAAATGATTCGCAAACGCCTCTTTGTGCACTGTGTTTTCTCTTAGACCCTTGTATAGATTCAAAACTCGGATTTGTTCAGTTCCCTCAGATGTTCTATGGGATCAACAAGAATGATACTTATGGTGCTGAATCTAGACAGAGTGAAATTGTTCTAATTGGAATGGATGGATTGGTAGGGCCTACATATATAGGTACAGGATGTTTTTTCCGCAGACAAGTCTTCCTTGGTGGCTCCTCCCCACAACTGAACCCTGATCTTCTAGTTAGCAAGTCAATCAAGTCCGAAGAAGTTTTAGCACTAGCACACCATGTTGCGGGCTGCAATTATGAAAATCAAACCAGTTGGGGCTCCAGG ATGGGATTTAGGTATGGATCATTGGTTGAGGACTTATACACAAGCTATCGACTTCATTGTGAAGGATGGAAGTCCATTTTCTGCAATCCCAAAAGGCCTGCATTTCTGGGAAAGGCGCCCATCAATCTCAATGACATGTTGAATCAAACTGTAAGATGGTGTGTGGGACTCCTTGAAGTGGCATTTTGCGAGCATAGCCCTATCACCTTTGGAGCCCGTTCCATAAACCTTCTCACAGGTTTATGTTATGGGCACATGACATTATGGCCTATTTCGTCCATTCCAATTACCATCTATGCCTTTCTACCTCAGCTAGCTCTCATCAAGTGTGTCTCAATCTTCCCAGAG GCCTCAGACCCTTGGTTTTTCTTGCGtctatttcttttccttggAGCCTATGGACAAAATTGTCTTGAGTTTATGTTGTCTGGAGGATCAATCCAAAAGTGGTGGAATGATCAGAGGGTGTGGATGATGAGAGGGCTCTCAAGCATGATGTTTGGATTGGTGGAATACTTACTGAAGACCATTGGCATTTCCACATTTGGATTTAGTGTCACAAACAAGACTGTTGAAGAGGAACAAAGCAAGCGATATGACCAAGGGCTGTTCGAGTTTGGAGTCTCATCACCCTTGTTATTGCCAATGACAACAGCTGCCATAATCAACTTCATCTCTTTCCTATGGGGCATTGCCCAAGTCTTCACACAAGGAAGGCTTGAAGGTATACTTCTACAGATGTTCTTAGCAGGTTTTGCGACGGTAAATTGCTGGCCAATATATGAAGCCATTCTGTTGAGGACCGACGGAGGAAAGATCCCAGTGAAGCTCACATTGATCTCAATTATTCTAGCATGGGCTCTTTACTTAACATCTTCGATAGCATTCTAA